Proteins found in one Geomonas subterranea genomic segment:
- a CDS encoding class II fructose-bisphosphate aldolase — MTATSSDFVKALEVGRPPNVAKLFPNSKALLVSGKVIDRAMNAKGHALALAANGRNHFVIRGVLAAAQKANAAVIIEIAKSEGGQKAYCPVNYWNMARQVDAVANELGITIPVAIHADHYGIKGDADVKSAKVEIPSMFDAGITSIAIDASHLPDEENLLANIELNSIIPAWAGLETEVGEIKGKEGLSTVPEALFLIRGLNAHGIFPDWIALNNGTTHGIEASDAGIQVELTAQIHEAIKQYGVNGAQHGTSGNSYDRLREISRKTRTTKANVATALQFVSWGLEVNDYGNAKLDESGNFIKVKGEGMTEELWAEMVAFAESKGWKKGDYKNLNLPFENKLLAQPRDVRERMCKRVEDFAYNLIANVFNASDTAPLAIDAILKAGSYDLGPKGKRIENPAEWTKEQLPKQAQGLSRDKGPEGNFED, encoded by the coding sequence ATGACTGCAACATCTTCTGATTTCGTCAAAGCGCTTGAGGTAGGTCGTCCCCCCAACGTAGCGAAACTCTTCCCCAATTCCAAAGCATTGCTGGTCAGCGGCAAGGTCATCGACCGCGCCATGAACGCGAAGGGGCATGCACTGGCGCTGGCCGCCAACGGCCGCAACCACTTCGTCATCCGCGGCGTACTCGCCGCTGCCCAGAAGGCCAACGCCGCCGTCATCATCGAGATCGCCAAGAGCGAAGGGGGGCAGAAGGCATACTGCCCGGTCAACTACTGGAACATGGCCCGCCAGGTGGATGCCGTCGCCAACGAACTCGGCATCACCATCCCCGTCGCCATCCACGCCGACCACTACGGCATCAAGGGGGACGCGGACGTAAAATCGGCCAAGGTCGAAATCCCGAGCATGTTCGATGCCGGCATCACCTCCATCGCCATCGACGCGTCACACCTCCCCGACGAGGAGAACCTCCTCGCCAACATCGAGCTGAACAGCATCATCCCGGCCTGGGCCGGCCTCGAGACCGAGGTGGGCGAGATCAAGGGGAAGGAGGGGCTCTCCACCGTACCCGAGGCGCTCTTTTTGATCCGCGGCCTCAACGCTCACGGCATCTTCCCTGACTGGATCGCTCTCAACAACGGCACCACCCACGGCATCGAGGCTTCCGACGCCGGCATCCAGGTGGAGCTGACCGCGCAGATCCACGAGGCGATCAAGCAGTACGGCGTCAACGGGGCCCAGCACGGCACTTCCGGCAACAGCTACGACAGGCTGCGCGAGATCTCCCGGAAAACCCGCACCACCAAGGCCAACGTGGCTACCGCACTGCAGTTCGTCTCCTGGGGGCTCGAGGTCAACGACTACGGCAACGCCAAACTCGACGAGAGCGGCAACTTCATCAAGGTGAAGGGCGAGGGGATGACCGAGGAACTCTGGGCCGAGATGGTGGCCTTCGCCGAATCCAAAGGATGGAAGAAAGGGGACTACAAGAACCTCAACCTCCCGTTCGAGAACAAGCTCTTGGCCCAGCCCAGGGACGTGCGCGAGCGGATGTGCAAGAGGGTGGAGGATTTCGCCTACAACCTGATCGCGAATGTCTTCAACGCCTCCGACACCGCGCCGCTTGCCATCGACGCCATCCTCAAGGCCGGCTCCTACGACCTCGGCCCGAAAGGGAAGCGCATCGAAAACCCGGCGGAGTGGACCAAGGAGCAGCTTCCCAAGCAGGCCCAGGGCCTATCCAGGGACAAGGGTCCGGAAGGGAACTTCGAAGACTAG
- a CDS encoding PilZ domain-containing protein, giving the protein MNERRNFSRVDFRVSALLQAEGVAVKGDVTDVSLHGLYMETQERIPVGTPVEVTIYLSAAPDPVVINVKGTVARLVEGGIGCAFDKMDVESFAHLRSIISYQGGDESKVMAEFSEYVVKKMHDE; this is encoded by the coding sequence ATGAACGAACGGCGTAATTTTTCACGGGTCGATTTCAGGGTCTCCGCGCTGTTGCAGGCGGAGGGAGTGGCGGTTAAGGGAGATGTGACGGACGTCAGTCTGCACGGCCTCTACATGGAGACGCAGGAGCGGATTCCGGTCGGCACGCCGGTCGAGGTGACCATCTACCTCTCCGCGGCTCCCGATCCGGTCGTCATCAACGTGAAGGGGACGGTGGCGCGCCTGGTCGAGGGAGGCATCGGCTGCGCCTTCGACAAGATGGACGTAGAGTCCTTCGCCCACCTGCGCAGCATCATCTCCTACCAGGGTGGCGACGAGTCCAAGGTGATGGCTGAGTTCTCGGAGTACGTGGTCAAGAAGATGCACGATGAGTGA
- a CDS encoding HD domain-containing protein, producing the protein MSDEALPDLAPLRDWFTSYCGSFRTPDLEQQRNFDLKEEHTRNVCRDASLIAHGMGPRFEMLAQIAALCHDLGRFPQFRDYHTFKDSESLNHAHLSAQVMKQHRLLDFLPGADRACIETAVRMHNAFQVPQGLPAVTTDLLKLLRDADKLDIWRVFIEYFNAPEDQRASGAGLGFPDLPGCSTEPLAAVAAGQMVQLSTLKSLNDFKLLQVSWIYDINFPATLRLIRQRSVLERFEVMLPRDPEVLEVLAQVGRYLDDRLHQTGN; encoded by the coding sequence ATGAGTGATGAGGCACTGCCGGACCTGGCGCCGCTGCGCGACTGGTTCACCTCCTACTGCGGCTCCTTCCGGACCCCGGACCTGGAGCAGCAGCGCAACTTCGACCTGAAGGAGGAGCATACCCGCAACGTCTGCCGGGATGCTTCGCTCATCGCGCACGGGATGGGGCCTCGCTTCGAGATGCTGGCCCAAATCGCAGCGTTGTGCCACGACCTCGGCCGCTTCCCGCAATTCAGGGATTACCACACCTTCAAGGACAGCGAATCGCTGAACCACGCCCACCTCTCCGCCCAAGTCATGAAGCAGCATCGCCTGCTCGATTTTCTTCCCGGCGCGGATCGCGCCTGCATCGAGACCGCGGTGCGGATGCACAACGCCTTCCAGGTTCCGCAAGGGCTCCCGGCCGTCACCACCGATCTGCTCAAACTGCTGCGCGACGCCGACAAGCTCGACATCTGGCGCGTATTTATTGAGTACTTCAATGCCCCGGAGGACCAGCGCGCCTCAGGCGCGGGCCTTGGCTTTCCCGATCTCCCCGGCTGTTCCACCGAACCTCTGGCCGCCGTGGCTGCCGGGCAGATGGTGCAGCTCTCCACCCTGAAGAGTCTCAACGATTTCAAGCTGCTGCAGGTCTCGTGGATCTATGACATCAACTTTCCCGCCACCCTGCGGCTGATACGGCAACGGTCGGTTCTGGAACGGTTCGAAGTGATGCTCCCCCGGGACCCGGAGGTTCTCGAGGTCCTGGCGCAGGTGGGGCGGTACCTTGATGACAGGCTGCACCAAACCGGGAACTGA
- the cas6 gene encoding CRISPR system precrRNA processing endoribonuclease RAMP protein Cas6 has protein sequence MELHYAKLWFSFTLRYDLADPYAFYATRAEFESAFRSALSCKRGDCTGCRRGVCAFPEIFGQQIADDPEAVRRHQKPPLPFIFDFPVLPPPPNRGRLCELALTLVGNSMQHLPAYLAAVRVLVENKGGALTGVTAQSPGGERAAYAGEGSFPLPLLGSLDPSMTGPLPIETVAIRLLTPLKLVQEGRLLKNFTFANFARTLMRRVSSLAYHYEGAEPGLDYRWLSSHSESVRTVGSDCRFVSWNGRPAGILGSARFAGDLEPFHLLLQLGAATHLGKGASFGFGCYRVEG, from the coding sequence GTGGAACTGCATTACGCGAAGCTGTGGTTCAGCTTCACCCTGCGTTACGATCTCGCCGACCCTTACGCCTTCTACGCCACGCGGGCGGAATTCGAGTCCGCCTTCCGCTCGGCCCTCTCCTGCAAAAGGGGGGACTGCACCGGCTGTCGCCGGGGAGTGTGCGCCTTTCCGGAGATCTTCGGCCAGCAGATAGCTGATGATCCGGAAGCGGTCCGGCGCCACCAGAAGCCGCCCCTTCCTTTCATCTTCGATTTTCCCGTGCTCCCTCCACCCCCCAACCGCGGCCGGCTCTGCGAACTCGCCCTCACCCTGGTCGGCAACTCGATGCAGCACCTCCCGGCCTACCTGGCTGCGGTACGGGTCCTGGTGGAGAACAAGGGGGGGGCGCTGACCGGTGTGACCGCCCAATCTCCTGGGGGAGAGCGCGCCGCCTACGCCGGCGAGGGCTCTTTCCCCCTGCCGCTATTGGGTTCCCTTGACCCGTCTATGACGGGGCCGCTGCCGATTGAAACCGTCGCCATACGTCTTTTGACCCCCCTCAAGCTGGTGCAGGAGGGACGTCTGCTCAAGAACTTCACCTTCGCCAACTTCGCCCGCACCCTCATGCGCAGGGTCTCCTCGCTCGCCTACCACTATGAAGGCGCCGAACCCGGCCTCGATTACCGCTGGCTCTCCAGCCACAGCGAATCGGTGCGCACCGTTGGGTCGGACTGCCGCTTCGTGTCTTGGAACGGCCGCCCGGCAGGCATCCTCGGCAGCGCCCGCTTTGCCGGGGATCTCGAACCTTTCCACCTGTTGCTGCAGCTCGGTGCCGCAACCCATCTCGGCAAAGGCGCCTCATTCGGCTTTGGCTGCTACCGGGTGGAAGGTTAG
- the ftsH gene encoding ATP-dependent zinc metalloprotease FtsH produces the protein MAQTFWKPLLITALFVLLLDLFYGTMVKQTAERGAEITYSRFRAELAANNIVKLTLRGKNAKGQFRSAIKVPAASVEQKGQNVDVTNFSTTLPSIEDPTLLPELSARSVDLNVVSTEGSTMGSIFVYLLPWMIIIGVWLFVMRGMRKQGPSGMMGGFARSGAKAYTSERIDVTFADVAGMEEAKQELREVVEYLKEPRKFQQIGGKVPKGVLLVGPPGTGKTLLARAVAGESGVPFFSISASAFIEMFVGVGASRVRDLFASARKMLPSIIFIDELDAVGRSRGAGFGGGHDEREQTLNQLLSEMDGFDPHTEVVVIAATNRPDVLDPALLRPGRFDRNVVIERPDWRDREKILKVHTRRIPLGAEVELSVIAKGTPGMTGADLEGLVNEAAILAARDNKLVVGLEELERAKDKILMGGERRMVISDEEKRITAYHEAGHALVARLLPSTDPVHKVTILPRGRALGVTQQLPEDDRYHYPRAYLVNRLCVALGGRVAERIVFNDVSSGAQSDLKHVTELAEKMVCQWGMSEKIGPMTFSRGEEHPFLGMKLAEEKTFSEEMAWLIDQEIATLIRSAEGKAMELVSGNRTKLDALASALLEEETLNGERVDAILAAA, from the coding sequence ATGGCGCAGACCTTTTGGAAGCCGTTGCTGATCACCGCCTTGTTTGTTTTGCTGCTCGATCTCTTCTACGGGACGATGGTGAAGCAGACGGCGGAGCGTGGGGCGGAGATAACCTACAGCCGGTTCCGCGCCGAACTTGCCGCCAACAACATAGTGAAACTCACCCTCCGGGGCAAAAACGCCAAGGGGCAGTTCCGCAGCGCAATCAAGGTGCCGGCGGCCTCGGTCGAACAAAAAGGTCAGAACGTCGACGTCACCAACTTCAGCACCACACTGCCATCCATCGAAGATCCAACCTTGTTGCCGGAGTTGAGCGCCCGCAGCGTCGACCTGAACGTCGTTTCCACCGAAGGCTCCACGATGGGGTCCATTTTCGTCTACCTGCTGCCATGGATGATCATCATAGGGGTCTGGCTTTTCGTGATGAGAGGGATGCGCAAGCAGGGACCCAGCGGCATGATGGGAGGCTTCGCGCGCTCCGGTGCCAAGGCCTACACCTCGGAGCGGATAGATGTCACCTTTGCGGACGTGGCCGGCATGGAAGAGGCGAAGCAGGAATTGCGCGAGGTGGTCGAGTACCTGAAAGAGCCGAGGAAGTTTCAGCAGATCGGCGGCAAGGTCCCGAAGGGGGTGTTGCTGGTGGGCCCTCCGGGGACCGGCAAGACCCTCTTGGCCCGGGCGGTGGCGGGCGAGTCCGGGGTTCCGTTTTTCTCCATTTCCGCCTCGGCGTTCATTGAGATGTTCGTCGGCGTCGGCGCAAGCCGGGTCCGCGACCTTTTCGCCAGTGCCCGCAAGATGCTGCCCAGCATCATTTTCATAGACGAGCTGGACGCGGTGGGAAGAAGCCGCGGGGCCGGTTTCGGCGGCGGCCATGATGAGCGGGAGCAGACGCTGAACCAGCTGCTTTCCGAGATGGACGGCTTCGATCCGCATACGGAAGTCGTCGTGATCGCGGCGACGAACCGGCCCGACGTGCTCGATCCGGCCCTGCTGCGCCCCGGCCGCTTCGATCGCAACGTCGTCATCGAGCGCCCTGACTGGCGGGATCGGGAAAAGATCCTCAAGGTGCACACGAGGAGGATTCCCCTGGGGGCGGAAGTGGAGCTGTCCGTCATCGCCAAGGGAACCCCAGGGATGACCGGCGCCGATCTGGAGGGGCTGGTGAACGAGGCCGCCATTTTGGCCGCGCGGGACAACAAGCTCGTGGTGGGATTGGAGGAATTGGAGCGGGCGAAGGACAAAATCCTCATGGGAGGAGAGCGCCGCATGGTGATCTCCGACGAGGAGAAGCGGATCACGGCCTATCACGAGGCCGGCCACGCCCTGGTGGCCAGATTGCTGCCCAGTACCGACCCGGTGCACAAGGTGACCATCCTTCCCAGGGGACGCGCACTGGGCGTGACCCAGCAGTTGCCCGAGGACGATCGTTACCACTATCCGCGAGCCTACCTGGTGAACCGCCTGTGCGTGGCGTTGGGGGGGAGGGTCGCGGAGCGAATAGTCTTCAACGATGTCTCTTCAGGTGCCCAAAGCGATTTGAAGCACGTCACGGAGCTGGCCGAGAAGATGGTCTGCCAGTGGGGGATGAGTGAGAAGATAGGTCCCATGACCTTTTCGCGTGGAGAGGAACATCCCTTTCTTGGGATGAAGCTTGCGGAGGAAAAGACCTTTTCGGAAGAGATGGCGTGGCTGATAGATCAGGAGATAGCCACTTTGATTCGTTCCGCGGAGGGGAAGGCAATGGAGCTGGTAAGCGGCAACCGCACCAAGCTCGATGCTTTGGCCAGTGCGCTTCTGGAAGAAGAGACCCTAAACGGCGAGCGCGTAGACGCCATTCTGGCCGCCGCCTGA
- the malQ gene encoding 4-alpha-glucanotransferase, with protein MVRKRKSGILLHPSSLPGPGGIGSFGEEAKRFVDFLQKSGQSLWQILPLGPTAYGNSPYSCYSAFAGNPLLINLEILQDEGDLLPEEERPELESERVDFGAVEIYKMGRLKEAASRFFMETSQKRKEEFWHFCDSTFWLHDYALFMALKEQFKEVSWKDWPDALANRDAEALSSWSEKLGTAIGEQKYMQWQFSRQWKQLKTYANVLGISIVGDLPIFVAYDSADVWANPHLFHLDEKGVPIVVAGVPPDYFSKTGQLWGNPLYNWDKIAEQGYGWWIARLRNDLSLYDMVRIDHFRGFEAFWEVPMWEKTAINGRWVKGPGEALFHALRNALGSLPIIAEDLGVITPEVESLRDQFGLPGMKILQFAFGSGPDNPYLPHNHVRSCVVYTGTHDNDTTAGWFHSLKAKEQKNVLSYFDRDGNDIVWQMVKCTLASVADYAIIPMQDLLELPSSGRMNIPGVAGGNWSWRCPADAFSGRLAAKLARATEIYGRLPD; from the coding sequence ATGGTGAGAAAGAGAAAGAGTGGGATACTGTTGCATCCCAGCTCTTTGCCTGGCCCGGGAGGGATCGGCTCCTTCGGTGAAGAAGCAAAGAGATTCGTAGATTTCCTGCAAAAGTCCGGACAGTCCCTGTGGCAGATCCTTCCCCTTGGTCCCACCGCCTACGGCAATTCGCCCTATTCCTGTTACTCGGCCTTCGCCGGAAATCCATTGCTGATCAACCTGGAGATACTTCAGGACGAGGGCGACCTGTTGCCGGAAGAGGAGAGGCCTGAGCTTGAATCAGAGCGTGTGGATTTCGGGGCCGTGGAGATATACAAGATGGGCAGGCTCAAGGAAGCCGCTTCCCGTTTCTTCATGGAGACTTCCCAAAAGCGCAAGGAGGAATTTTGGCACTTTTGCGACAGCACTTTCTGGCTGCATGACTATGCGCTTTTTATGGCGCTGAAGGAGCAGTTCAAGGAGGTGAGTTGGAAGGATTGGCCGGATGCCCTGGCGAACAGGGACGCGGAGGCCCTTTCCTCCTGGAGCGAAAAGCTCGGCACGGCCATCGGCGAACAGAAGTACATGCAATGGCAGTTCTCCCGTCAGTGGAAGCAACTGAAAACCTACGCCAACGTCCTTGGCATCTCCATCGTTGGCGACCTTCCCATATTCGTCGCCTACGACTCCGCCGACGTCTGGGCGAACCCGCATCTCTTCCACCTGGACGAGAAAGGCGTCCCCATCGTCGTCGCCGGCGTACCTCCCGACTACTTCAGCAAGACGGGGCAGTTGTGGGGCAACCCGCTTTACAACTGGGACAAGATAGCCGAGCAGGGTTACGGGTGGTGGATAGCCCGGCTGCGCAACGATCTCTCACTCTATGACATGGTCCGCATCGACCACTTCCGGGGCTTCGAGGCCTTTTGGGAGGTGCCGATGTGGGAGAAGACGGCCATAAACGGCCGTTGGGTCAAGGGGCCGGGCGAAGCGCTCTTTCACGCTCTGCGCAACGCTCTCGGGAGCCTGCCGATCATCGCCGAAGACCTTGGTGTCATCACACCCGAAGTGGAATCGCTGAGAGATCAGTTCGGGCTGCCGGGGATGAAAATCCTCCAGTTCGCTTTCGGGTCGGGTCCCGACAACCCGTACCTGCCGCACAACCATGTCCGGTCGTGCGTGGTCTACACGGGAACACACGATAACGACACCACTGCAGGGTGGTTCCATTCCCTCAAGGCGAAAGAGCAGAAGAACGTGCTGTCGTATTTCGACCGGGACGGAAACGACATCGTTTGGCAGATGGTGAAATGTACACTTGCCTCGGTGGCTGATTACGCCATCATCCCCATGCAGGATCTTTTGGAGTTGCCCAGCAGCGGCAGGATGAATATCCCCGGCGTGGCGGGAGGCAACTGGAGCTGGCGCTGCCCGGCCGATGCGTTCTCCGGACGGCTGGCCGCGAAACTCGCACGCGCTACCGAGATTTACGGAAGACTGCCGGACTAA
- a CDS encoding O-acetylhomoserine aminocarboxypropyltransferase/cysteine synthase family protein — translation MSEKTLGFDTLALHAGQTVDPTTLSRAVPIYQTSSYVFKSSEHAANLFGLKEFGNIYTRLMNPTTDVLEKRVAELDGGVAALAVASGQAATTYAVLNIASAGQNIISTSYLYGGTYNLFHYTLPKLGITVKFVDSSDPENIRKAIDENTRLVYSEAIGNPKNNVDDFEAIAKVAHDAGIPYIVDNTAATPFVFQPLKHGADIVVYSLTKFLGGHGTSIGGCVVDGGTFPWNNGKFPEFTEPDPSYHGLKFWDALGNISYIIKMRVELLRDMGACISPFNAFQILQGIETLHVRMQRHVENAQKVAEWLEQNPLVSWVNYPGLPSHKDHANAKKYLNGAGAIIGFGIKGGLEAGRKFIDNVKLLSHLANIGDAKSLVIHPASTTHQQLSAAEQLESGVSPDFIRLSVGIEDVKDIIADIEQALNAAQA, via the coding sequence ATGTCAGAAAAAACGTTAGGTTTTGACACCCTTGCACTTCATGCCGGCCAGACTGTAGATCCGACCACCCTGTCCCGTGCCGTACCCATCTACCAGACCTCCTCCTATGTCTTCAAGAGTTCGGAACACGCAGCCAATCTGTTCGGGCTGAAAGAGTTCGGCAACATCTACACCCGTTTGATGAACCCCACCACCGACGTGCTCGAGAAGAGGGTGGCCGAGCTGGATGGCGGTGTCGCCGCCCTTGCCGTCGCCTCCGGACAGGCCGCCACCACCTATGCGGTTTTGAACATCGCCAGCGCCGGCCAGAACATCATCTCGACAAGCTACCTGTACGGCGGCACCTATAACCTGTTCCACTACACCCTCCCGAAGCTGGGCATCACGGTGAAGTTTGTCGATTCCTCCGACCCGGAGAACATCCGCAAGGCCATCGACGAGAACACCCGCCTGGTGTACAGCGAGGCGATTGGCAATCCCAAGAACAACGTCGACGATTTCGAGGCCATCGCGAAAGTTGCCCATGATGCCGGTATCCCGTACATCGTTGACAACACCGCGGCGACCCCCTTCGTGTTCCAGCCGCTCAAGCACGGCGCCGACATCGTCGTCTATTCCCTGACCAAGTTTCTCGGCGGGCACGGCACCAGCATCGGTGGTTGCGTCGTCGACGGCGGCACCTTCCCCTGGAACAACGGCAAGTTCCCTGAATTCACCGAACCCGATCCGTCCTATCATGGTCTCAAGTTCTGGGATGCCCTGGGCAATATCTCATACATCATCAAGATGAGGGTGGAACTGCTGCGTGATATGGGAGCCTGCATCTCGCCGTTCAACGCCTTCCAGATCCTGCAGGGAATCGAGACCCTGCATGTGAGGATGCAGCGTCACGTGGAGAACGCACAGAAGGTTGCCGAGTGGTTGGAGCAGAACCCGCTGGTAAGCTGGGTGAACTACCCGGGGCTGCCAAGCCACAAGGACCACGCCAACGCCAAAAAGTACCTTAATGGCGCCGGTGCCATCATCGGCTTTGGCATCAAGGGTGGTCTGGAGGCGGGAAGGAAGTTCATCGACAACGTGAAGCTGTTGTCGCACCTGGCCAATATCGGTGACGCCAAAAGTCTGGTAATCCATCCGGCGTCAACTACCCACCAGCAGTTGAGTGCCGCGGAGCAGTTGGAGAGCGGCGTAAGCCCCGACTTCATCAGGCTCTCCGTCGGCATAGAAGACGTGAAGGATATCATAGCCGACATAGAGCAAGCGCTTAACGCCGCGCAAGCCTAG